The segment GCAGGACGGTGCCCGCGTGCGCCTGCTGCCGGAGAACCCCGACTTCGCCCCGATCGAGATCGACCTGGAGCGCCAGGCGCTGGCAATCGAGGGCATCGGGGTCGGCGTACTGCGCGATCTTGAATCCCGTGCCCGGCATTGACACCCTGCTCGATCATCCGACGCTGTGGCGCGGGCGCAGCGCCGTCCCCGCCGCGGATGCCCCGGTCTGGCCCAGCGGCCACCCGGCGCTGGACCGGGCCCTGGGGGGCGGCTGGCCACGCGGCCAGCTGATCGAACTCCTGGGCGCCCCCTTCGGCTGTGGCGAGACCCGTCTGCTGGTCCCCCTGCTCGCGGCCTGCGGCCGTGAGGGTTACTGGGTTGCGCTGCTGGCGCCGCCCGCCACGCCCTGGCTGCCCGGCTGGCGGCCGCTTGGCATCCCGCCGGAACGGGTGCTACTGATCCGCACCGAGCACGACCGCGACACCCTCTGGGCCGGCGAACAATGCCTGCGCGACCCGGCCTTCGGCGCCCTGCTGGCCTGGCTGGACGGCCCGGTGGAAACCGCGCTGCTGCGCCGGCTGCGTCTGGCCGCGGCCGAAAGCCAGGCCTGCGCCATCCTGTATCGCCCACCGCGCGCCGCGGACCAGCCTTCGCCGGCTCACCAGCGGCTGCGCTGGCAACCCGCCACCAATGGCCTGGAGCTGCATTGCCTGAAGGGCATTGGAGACTGGGCCCGCTCCGACCAGGCCCTGCACGTCCCGGTGTCCTGAGATGGGCCACCCCGAGCAACCGCCAGCCGCCCCGCATCGGCGGCGGGCAACACGACCGAGAACAGGCCACCAACCAGGCCTGATCTCGCCTGTGAGCGCTCCCCCGACAGCCTCGGCGGAACCCGGCCCTGCTCCTCGCACCGCCCCACGGTCAGGACACGAGCAATGGATGGCGGTCGAGCTGCCGCATCTGGCGCTGGAGACCCTGGCACGCGCCGAGGGGGACAGCGCACGCCTGACCGAGCGCCCGTTACTGGTGATCGAAGACGGCACCGCGCCGTGCGTACATGCCGCCAATCGCGCCGCGCGACGTGCAGGGGCCCGGCCGGGCATGGCGCTGGCCGATGCCCTCGCCATCCTCGATACCCCGGAACTCGTCGAGCACGACCCGCAGGCCCAGACCGCGCAGATCGCCATGCTGGCCGGCGTGCTGCTGCAGTTTTCCGATCACGTGCACCCGGAACCGGACGCCCGGCGCATCCTGCTGGAAGTGGGTCGCAGCCGACGCCTGTTCGGCGGACTCGCGGTCCTGCGCGAGCAGGCGCGGGAGACCCTGGAGGGGCTGGGCTTCCACCCGCGCATCGGCGTGGCGCGCAGCCCGGCCGCCGCGCGCCTGCTGGCCACCCTGCGCAACCCCGCGATCCCCGAGGACGCCGAAGCCCTGCGCCGCACCCTGTCACCCGTCCCGCTGGAGGCACTGCCCTTGCCGGCCGCGACCCGGGAGGGCCTGCGGGCCACCGGCCTGCGCCAGCTCGGCGACCTGCTGCGCCTGTCACGCCCGGAACTCGCGCGCCGCCACGGCCCGGAGTTGCTGGCTCTACTGGATCGGCTGCTGGGACGGCGCACGGAGACCCTGCCACGCTTCAACCCGCCTCCGGAGCTGGACCTGCCCCTGCGCCTGGAACACGAAATTCACACGACCGGGGCCCTGGCCTTCCCGCTCAAGCGCCTGCTGCGCCAGGCCGAGGCTCAGCTGCGCGGTCTGAACCGCAGCCTGCAGGGCATGACGCTGGAGCTGAAACACCGCGAGGTACACACCCGCATCACGCTGGAGCGAGGTCACCCCGGCATCCGTGCCGAGGACTGGCTGCCGCTGTGGCAGACCCGTCTGGAGCGCGAGGCCCTGCCCGCCCCCGTCATCGGCCTGCGCCTGCGGGCCACGCAGCTGCTCGACCCGCCCGCTGAAGGTGCCAGTCTCCTGGCCGAGGCCCCGGGCCACCCACCACCGGAATCGCAGTTGCCAGCCGTGCTGGCCCGCCTGAGCGCCCGCCTGGGCGAACAGGCAATCGTCCGGCTGACGGCAAGCGGCATTCCGCGCCCGGAGGCCGCCCAGGGCGCCCGAAACGATCTGGAAACGTCCCCGCCCTCACCTGCGCCAACACCCGCTCAGGGGGTCTGCGGAACGGCGCTTTGGCTGCAGGAACCGGAGCCAGTCCCGCCACCGCTTCATCCACACGCACTGGGTCGGCTGGAAGACGGCTGGTGGGACCAGGGACGGGATGTACGACGCGATTACGCCACTGCGCGCGACCGGCAGGGTCGCGTGCTGTGGCTGTACCGCTGCCTGCGCAGCGGCCGGTGGTTCCGGCAGGGCTACTGGGGGTAGCGTGGCGCAGTGGCACGGCGCGCCCACGCAGCACCCATCAGACGCGGTAGTACTCGCGATACCACTCGACGAAGCGGGCGACGCCCTCCTCGACCGATGTGGTCGGTTCGTAGCCGGTGTCGGTGCGCAGCGCCTCGACGTCGGCGTAGGTGTCCGGCACATCCCCCGGCTGCAGCGGCAGCAGGTTCTTCTCCGCCTTGCAGCCCAGGCAGTCTTCCAGCACCTCGATGTAGTGCATCAGCTCCACCGGGCGGTGCGCGCCGATGTTGTACAGCCGGTAGGGCGCTGCACTCGTCGCCGAGTCGGGCTCGGCCCCGGTCCACGCCGGGTTGGACCGGGCCGGACGGTCCAGCGCGCGAATCACGCCCTCGACGATGTCGTCGATGTAGGTGAAGTCGCGCCGATGATGACCGTAGTTGAAGACGTCGATCGGCTCGCCCGCCAGGATCTTCTTCGTGAACAGAAACAGCGCCATGTCCGGGCGGCCCCAGGGGCCGTAGACGGTAAAGAAGCGCAGCCCGGTCACTGGCAGGTCGTAGAGATGGCTGTAGGTGTGGGCCATCAGCTCGTTGGCCTTCTTGCTCGCGGCGTAGAGGGAGAGCGGATGGTCGACGTTGTCGTGCACCGAGAACGGCATCGTGGTGTTGGCGCCGTAGACGGAGCTGGAGCTGGCGTAGACCAGGTGCTCCACACCAAAGTGCCGGCAGCCCTCCAGGATGTTGCCGAAACCGACCAGGTTGGTGTCGACATAGGCCGCCGGGTTCTCCAGGGAGTAGCGCACCCCGGCCTGGGCCGCCAGGTTCACCACCCGCTCCGGGCGATGCTCGCGAAACACCCGCTCCATCGCGGCGCGGTCGGCGATGTCCTCGCGGACCTCGGTATAGCCCGGGTGGTCCTGGGTGCGCGCCAGGCGCGCCTCTTTCAGCGAGACATCGTAGTAGTCGTTGAGGTTGTCAACGCCAATGACCTCGTCGCCCCGCTCCAGCAGGCGCAGGGCGAGGGCACTGCCAATAAATCCGGCGCTGCCGGTCACCAGGATTCTCATGGACGGATCATGTGCCTTATGCCGATGTTAAGCCGATGGGGGCCGGGCCTGGCTCCCCATCGCTCAGGGGGCTGAGCTCCTGCAGAGAGAGACGGGCTGAACATATGCTAGCCCCGATCGTCGGGCAGGGTGATGTTCAACTCCAGCACCTCGCAGTCGCCCTCGCGGTCGACGTTCATCTGCACGGCGTCGTCGTTGACCTTCACGTACTTGCGGATGACCTGCAGCAGTTCCTGCTGCATCGCGGGCAGATAATCCGGCCCGCCCCGGGCCGCACGTTCGCGCGCCACGATGATCTGCAGGCGTTCCTTGGCAACACTGGCGCTTCTCTGCCGCGGCTGGCGGAAGTAATCAAAAATACCCATGATCAGCTCCCGAACAGACGTCCGAAGAAGCCCTTCTTCGGTACATCGACAAAGCGAAGCGGGCGCTCCTCGCCCAGGAAGCGATCCACTGCATCCTGGTAGGCCTGTCCGGCATCGGATTCCTCGTCCAGCACCACCGGCAGACCGGCGTTCGAGGCGTTCAGCACGGCCTGCGACTCGGGGATCACGCCCAGCAGGTCGATCGCCAGGATCTCGCCCACGTCCTCGATGCTGAGCATCTCGCCGCGCGCGGCGCGCTCCGCGGCATAGCGGGTCAGCAGCAGACGCCCCTGGATCGGCTCGCCGCCCTGTTCCACCTGCCGGGTCTTGCTGGCGAGGATGCCGAGGATGCGATCGGAGTCGCGCACCGAGGAGACCTCGGGGTTGGTGACCACAATGGCCTCGTCGGCGAAATAGGCCGCCATCAGCGCGCCCCGCTCGATCCCTGCCGGACTGTCGCAGATGATGTACTCGAAGTCCTCGGACAGTTCGTTCAGCACACGCTCCACACCGTCCTGGGTCAGGGCGTCCTTGTCGCGGGTCTGCGAGGCCGGGAGGATGTACAGGTTGTCCGCGCGCTTGTCGCGGATCAGCGCCTGTTTCAGGTTGGCGTCGCCATTGATCACGTTGACGAAGTCGTACACCACACGGCGCTCACAGCCCATGATGAGGTCCAGGTTGCGCAGACCGACGTCGAAATCGATCACGGCCGTCTTGTGGCCGCGCAGGGCCAGACCGGTGGCGATCGCGGCAGAGGTGGTGGTCTTGCCGACCCCGCCCTTGCCCGAGGTAATCACTACGATGCGTGCCATGGTGGCTGCTTCTCCTTAGGGAAACGCTGATGAATGTACGCACTCGCGCTCGAGTCGCTTTTGCGTGCGAACAAGGCGCGGTGAGCGCAGTGTAGCCGAGCTACATGAGCGAACCGCAACGCCGTGCCCACGCAAAAGCGGCCGAGCCCCGGCATTGAATGGCTTGTGGGGTTGGTACCCCAGGTTCCCCGATCCTGTGTTGCGCCGCTTGCGGGTAGAACCACTACCCGCTGCACGACGCGCCTTGTCTCGGAAAACCTGGGGTACCAACGCGAGTGTGTACATTCATCAGCGTTTCCCTTAGTCGTCGCGCGAGGACGTGTACAGGACCGAGCGGCGCACGCCGCTCGCTCAGATTTCCGCGATCTTGAGGCTTTCGCCCGCGAGTGTCACCAGCCGGTTCTCGCCGCGCTCGGACTCGGCGATATCCTCGGCTACCCGGTAATGCCCGGCGATGGACAACAGCTCCGCATCCAGTCGCCGGCAGAAGATCCGAGCCGTCTCCAGGCCCCGCACGCCGGCGAGTGCCCGCCCGCGCAGCGGACCCAGCACATGGATGTGCCCATCCGCCAGCAGCTCGGCCCCGGCGGACACCGCCCCGGTCACCAGCAGGTCGCCCCCTCGGGCATAGATCTGCTGCCCGGAGCGCACCGGCCGATCCACGACGCGGGTCGCGCTGTGCACGGCTGGGGTCGCCTCGGGCGTGTTGTCCGCGGATTTCTTGCCCTTCCTGCTCGGCGGCGGCTCCGGGGCCTCGTCCTCTTCCAGGGACACCTCGCCACTGGGCGCGCCGCCACGCCCGCCCAGTTGCAGCACGGGCAGCACGTCGAACAACTCGGAATAGCTCTGCAGGCGCTCGGCGACCTCGCCCGCCTGCAGGCCGATCAGCTTGAAGCCCTCGGCGCGCACCTGTTCGATGGTTGCCTGAAGGTCCGTCTCGGGGGACTCGGCCACCGGCTCGAGATCCAGCACGATCGGCATGTCGCGCATCAGGTCCGGGGCCTGTTCGCGGTGCGCGGCGAGTTGTTCGCCCAGCATCCGGGGATCGGTCTGAAACACGCGCAGTACCGACACCAGCATCATGCGCCCTTTCAGTTCAATGGTCTGGACGGGACTCGGCGTGGCGCTCATGCGTGCATTGGGCCCTGCTGTGGGATCGGCATTCGGGAAACACGGTTTCCGGTCCGGCGCGTGTCGGAAGACCGGAAAGATGCGCGCTTTATAGCGCGGACGGGGAAAGCACAGCAAGGGAGTGCCACCGAAATCGGCGGTGGATCAAGGAAACACTGATCAATGTACACGCTCGCGCTCGAGTCGCTTTTGCATGCGAACAAGGCGCGGCGACTGCCGTGCAGTCATTCTGCACAAGGGAGCCGCAACGCCGTGCGCATGCAAAAGCGGCCGAGCCCTGGCATTCAATCACTTGTGGGGTTGGTACCCCAGGTTCCCCGATCCTGCGTTGCGCCGCTTGCGGGTAGAACTACCGGCTGCACGGCGCGCCTTGTCTCGGAAAACCTGGGGTACCAACGCGAGTGTGTACATTGGTCAGTGTTTCCTTAAGCTCGCGGCGGACCCGGGATCAGCGTATTGGTGCGCCGCGCGTACTCCGCATAGCCCGGCCGCGAGGCATGCAGACGTTTTTCCAGTAACGTGACGCCCGACACACGCAGGATCAGCACGATCATCAGGATCGCAGAGGGTACCGCCCACCAGCCCCCGGCGGCCAGGGCGAGCAAGCCGTAGCCCACCCAGACGACGATCTCGCCGAAGTAGTTCGGGTGGCGGCTGTAGCGCCACAAGCCCTGGTCCATGACCTTGCCCCGCCTTGCAGGGTCGGCCCGGAAGCGCGCCATCTGTGCGTCCGCGACCGTTTCATACAGCGTGCCCAGCGCCCAGACCGCCACGCCCAGCGCCGCCAGCGGCCACCCGATACTCGCGGCATTCGTGACCGCCAGCATCGGCAGGCCGATCACGGCGACCAGCGCGCCCTGCAGCCAGAAGATGGTGACCAGGCTGCGCGCGGCAAAGGCCCGGTCCGACAGCCCCTCGCGCATGTCGGTATAGCGCCCGTCCTCGCCGTGACCCCAGTTACGCCAGGTGATGAACAGCGACAGCCGCAAGCCCCACACCAGCACCGGGATCACGATCCAGAGGCCCTGTAACGGCCAACCCGCCAGCCCCCACCAGACCAGTGTCACGACCACGAAGCCCAGGCCCCAGAAGCGATCGACCAGGCTGGCATCGTGGCGCCATACGCTGCCGGCCCAGACCAGGGTCATCAGAACCAGACTGGCCAGAAGCCCCCAGAGAAACGCCATCAGTGCCTCCATCGCGATCAGTCTCCCGGCCGCTCGAACAGCACATGGGAGACGAACCACTCGTCCCCGCCGCCGTAGTCGAACAGCTCCGCGCAGGCCATGTAGAAGATCCGCCAGCGCTGGAACCAGAGTGCCGCCTGCTGTGCACCATAGGCCGTCTCGAACAGGGGCATCAGCGTGTCGCGGGCGCGATCCTGGCGGGCCAGCCAGGCGTTGATCGTGCGGGCGTAGTGCTGCCCACCGACGCGCCACTGGCGGATCACCCGCAGGTCCTCCTGGAAGTGCCGCGCGAGGTCGTCCGACGGCATCAGGCCGTCGCGGAAGAAGTACCGCCCCATCCAGTCATGCTCGCCCTCGGACTCGAACACATAGGCATGTTCGCGATGGGCGAACACATGCATGAAGAAGCGCCCGCCGGGATTGAGCCACCCGGCAATGCGCCGCAGCAGTTCCGGCCAGTTGCGCATGTGCTCGAACATCTCGATCGAGACCGCCCGGTCAAAGCCCGGCTCCGGCGGGGCGAACGTGTTCATGTCCGCGGTCAGGACCTCGAGATTCGCGAGCCCCAGGGCATCGCGCCGGGCCTCGATGAAGGCCCGCTGGGTACTGGAATTGGAGACGGCGGTGATCCGTGCGCCGGGGTACTGCTCGGCCATCCACAGCGACAGCGATCCCCAGCCACAGCCCAGTTCCAGCACCCGCTGGCCATCGGCAATCCCCGCACGCTCGCAGGTCAGGCGCAGCATCGCGACCTCGGCCGCCTCGAGGGTGTCGACGCCCTCCGGCCACCAGGCACTGGAGTACTTGAGCCGCGGACCCAGGCACTGCTCGAAATAAGCGGTGGGGATCTCGTAGTGCTGCTCGTTGGCGATGTCGGTGGACAGGGCGACCGGGGCCGCGCGCATGGACTCGATCAGGGCGTAGCGCCGCTCCATGGTCGCCTCGGCCGTGCCGGAGACCTCTGCCAGGCGCTCCGCCAGCAGCCGGCGGATCCCCGCGCGGACCAGCAAGTCCGGCATGCGTCCCTGCTCCGCCCACTCCATCATCCGCTGCATGCCACATCTCCCCTTGAGTGCAACATGGACCCCGGGAAATGTGACCGGTTCCCGCGATTCAGCCCCTACGGATCGCTGCGACGATCCCCGTACCCACCGCCACCGGGTGTGCGTATCTCGATCGCATCGCCTGGCTCTATCTGGCGGCGATCGCAGGCGGACATCGGTTCGCGCGTGCCGTCGGCGCGCAGGATCGAATCCTCCCCCGGCGCGCCCGCCCCGCCTCCGGCGATCCCGAACGGCGGCACCCGGCGACGGTTGGCCAGCAGCACGACCTCCATCGCCTGGTCGAAACCAAGCCGACGGATCACCCCGTCGCCGCCCGCATAACGCCCCTGCCCGCCAGAACCGCGGCGGTAGGCGAAGCATTCCACCCGCACCGGGAAACGGCTCTCCAGCACCTCGGGATCGGTCAGCCGCGAGTTGGTCATGTGCGTCTGCACCGCACTGGCCCCGGCGTAACCCGGTCCCGCGCCGGCCCCGCCTGCGATCGTCTCGTAGTACTGGTAGTCGGCATTGCCGAAGGTCAGGTTGTTCATCGTGCCCTGGGCCGCCGCCTGCACGCCCAGCGCCCCGAACAGGGCATCGGTGACTACCTGCGAGGTCTCGACATTGCCGGCCACCACCGCGGCGGGCGGTGCCGGGTTCAGCAGACTGTCTTCCGGGATGACCAGATCCACCGGGGCGAGGCAGCCGTCATTCAGCGGGATCGCATCCTCCAGCAGGGTGCGCAGTACATACAGCACCGCCGCGCGCACGATGGAGCTCGGCGCGTTGAAGTTGTCCTCGCGTACGGCGCTGGTGCCGGTGAAGTCGATACGCAGGCGCCGGGCCGCGGGATCGGGCACCACACGCACCTGCACCTCGGCGCCGTTGTCCATCGCGTATGCGAACCGGCCGTCCTCGAGCGTCGGGATCAGCCGTCCCACGGCCTCGGCCGCGTTGTCCAGCACATGGCCCATGTAGGCCGTCACCGTGGCCGCGCCGTATTCATCCAGCAGCCGGCCCAACTCCTCCAGCCCCTTGCGGTTGGCCGCAACCTGCGCCTCGAGATCGGCGAGGTTCTGATCGGGGTTGCGCGCCGGCCACCGACCCTCGCCGAGCCGGGCGCGCAGGCGGTCGCTGTCGAACACCCCGTCGCGCACGAGCCGGGTGGGCGGGATCAGCACACCCTCCTCCTCCAGGCAGGTGGAGAACGCGGGCATGGAGCCCGGGGTCACGCCGCCGACATCCGCGTGATGCCCGCGCGAGGCGACGAAGAACGCGGGGGGGCCGGCCGCTGCAGACGTATCCTCGGTTACCTGTTCGTCGCCATCCAGGAACACCGGCGTCACCACGGTGATGTCCGGCAGGTGGGTGCCGCCGTTGTAGGGGTCGTTCAGCACGAAGGCATCGCCCGGGCGCAGGTCGCCCGCGAACGCCTCCACCACCGCGCGCACACTGGCCCCCATGGAGCCGAGATGGACGGGCATGTGCGGGGCATTGGCAACCAGGCGGCCCTCGGCGTCGAACAGTGCACAGGAGAAGTCCAGGCGCTCCTTGATGTTCACCGAGTGCGCGGTGTTGCGCAGAGTGAACCCCATCTGGTCGGCGATCGCCATGAAGCGGTTGTTGAACACCTCCAGCAGGATCGGATCACGCGGGACGGCCTCGGGGTTCGTTGCGGCCGCGCCCGCACGCCGCGCGCTGCCCCGCTCGCGATCCAGCCGCAGGGTCCCGTCCGCCTCGATGCACCCGGCCCAGCCAGGTTCCAGCACCAGCGTC is part of the Thioalkalivibrio sp. K90mix genome and harbors:
- the imuA gene encoding translesion DNA synthesis-associated protein ImuA, coding for MPGIDTLLDHPTLWRGRSAVPAADAPVWPSGHPALDRALGGGWPRGQLIELLGAPFGCGETRLLVPLLAACGREGYWVALLAPPATPWLPGWRPLGIPPERVLLIRTEHDRDTLWAGEQCLRDPAFGALLAWLDGPVETALLRRLRLAAAESQACAILYRPPRAADQPSPAHQRLRWQPATNGLELHCLKGIGDWARSDQALHVPVS
- a CDS encoding DNA polymerase Y family protein; translated protein: MAVELPHLALETLARAEGDSARLTERPLLVIEDGTAPCVHAANRAARRAGARPGMALADALAILDTPELVEHDPQAQTAQIAMLAGVLLQFSDHVHPEPDARRILLEVGRSRRLFGGLAVLREQARETLEGLGFHPRIGVARSPAAARLLATLRNPAIPEDAEALRRTLSPVPLEALPLPAATREGLRATGLRQLGDLLRLSRPELARRHGPELLALLDRLLGRRTETLPRFNPPPELDLPLRLEHEIHTTGALAFPLKRLLRQAEAQLRGLNRSLQGMTLELKHREVHTRITLERGHPGIRAEDWLPLWQTRLEREALPAPVIGLRLRATQLLDPPAEGASLLAEAPGHPPPESQLPAVLARLSARLGEQAIVRLTASGIPRPEAAQGARNDLETSPPSPAPTPAQGVCGTALWLQEPEPVPPPLHPHALGRLEDGWWDQGRDVRRDYATARDRQGRVLWLYRCLRSGRWFRQGYWG
- a CDS encoding NAD-dependent epimerase; amino-acid sequence: MRILVTGSAGFIGSALALRLLERGDEVIGVDNLNDYYDVSLKEARLARTQDHPGYTEVREDIADRAAMERVFREHRPERVVNLAAQAGVRYSLENPAAYVDTNLVGFGNILEGCRHFGVEHLVYASSSSVYGANTTMPFSVHDNVDHPLSLYAASKKANELMAHTYSHLYDLPVTGLRFFTVYGPWGRPDMALFLFTKKILAGEPIDVFNYGHHRRDFTYIDDIVEGVIRALDRPARSNPAWTGAEPDSATSAAPYRLYNIGAHRPVELMHYIEVLEDCLGCKAEKNLLPLQPGDVPDTYADVEALRTDTGYEPTTSVEEGVARFVEWYREYYRV
- the minE gene encoding cell division topological specificity factor MinE, which gives rise to MGIFDYFRQPRQRSASVAKERLQIIVARERAARGGPDYLPAMQQELLQVIRKYVKVNDDAVQMNVDREGDCEVLELNITLPDDRG
- the minD gene encoding septum site-determining protein MinD — encoded protein: MARIVVITSGKGGVGKTTTSAAIATGLALRGHKTAVIDFDVGLRNLDLIMGCERRVVYDFVNVINGDANLKQALIRDKRADNLYILPASQTRDKDALTQDGVERVLNELSEDFEYIICDSPAGIERGALMAAYFADEAIVVTNPEVSSVRDSDRILGILASKTRQVEQGGEPIQGRLLLTRYAAERAARGEMLSIEDVGEILAIDLLGVIPESQAVLNASNAGLPVVLDEESDAGQAYQDAVDRFLGEERPLRFVDVPKKGFFGRLFGS
- the minC gene encoding septum site-determining protein MinC, coding for MMLVSVLRVFQTDPRMLGEQLAAHREQAPDLMRDMPIVLDLEPVAESPETDLQATIEQVRAEGFKLIGLQAGEVAERLQSYSELFDVLPVLQLGGRGGAPSGEVSLEEDEAPEPPPSRKGKKSADNTPEATPAVHSATRVVDRPVRSGQQIYARGGDLLVTGAVSAGAELLADGHIHVLGPLRGRALAGVRGLETARIFCRRLDAELLSIAGHYRVAEDIAESERGENRLVTLAGESLKIAEI
- a CDS encoding DUF1295 domain-containing protein; translation: MEALMAFLWGLLASLVLMTLVWAGSVWRHDASLVDRFWGLGFVVVTLVWWGLAGWPLQGLWIVIPVLVWGLRLSLFITWRNWGHGEDGRYTDMREGLSDRAFAARSLVTIFWLQGALVAVIGLPMLAVTNAASIGWPLAALGVAVWALGTLYETVADAQMARFRADPARRGKVMDQGLWRYSRHPNYFGEIVVWVGYGLLALAAGGWWAVPSAILMIVLILRVSGVTLLEKRLHASRPGYAEYARRTNTLIPGPPRA
- a CDS encoding cyclopropane-fatty-acyl-phospholipid synthase family protein; this encodes MQRMMEWAEQGRMPDLLVRAGIRRLLAERLAEVSGTAEATMERRYALIESMRAAPVALSTDIANEQHYEIPTAYFEQCLGPRLKYSSAWWPEGVDTLEAAEVAMLRLTCERAGIADGQRVLELGCGWGSLSLWMAEQYPGARITAVSNSSTQRAFIEARRDALGLANLEVLTADMNTFAPPEPGFDRAVSIEMFEHMRNWPELLRRIAGWLNPGGRFFMHVFAHREHAYVFESEGEHDWMGRYFFRDGLMPSDDLARHFQEDLRVIRQWRVGGQHYARTINAWLARQDRARDTLMPLFETAYGAQQAALWFQRWRIFYMACAELFDYGGGDEWFVSHVLFERPGD